In one window of Arachis ipaensis cultivar K30076 chromosome B06, Araip1.1, whole genome shotgun sequence DNA:
- the LOC107605659 gene encoding BTB/POZ domain-containing protein At2g30600 isoform X1 produces the protein MVEKKDTFLTVPPFECAWREDLKFREAGRGCVAFEAYACNDVTLVFRQNVGSQGYHYKRDSSPHYTVILGSHRNRRLRIEVNGKNVVDVAGIGLCCSSSFQSYWISIYDGLISVGNGNYPLQGVVFQWRDPNPNCGVQYIGLSSWDKHVKYRNVNVLSLTPHVPQWKHVSFGVSQVEDGEGEEIIMMDYEKWGLKNFLESWELSDMLFIVGSEERPVPAHKAILAASGNFSFCSPSSFVVKLPMVSYGVLHALLQYIYTGWTQIPQHQLGSLRALSLQFEVMSLVKQCEENMERLKQDDKLSDPSKIVELTYPCIQLHSSTLASLPISIERLRQFKLTGQYSDVNIYIESYGLVARAHKVVLSLWSVPFAKMFTNGMSESMTSEITLKDVPAEAFMAMLDFLYDGELNDKIIDSGALLLQLLLLADQFGVTFLHQECCKMLLDCLSEDSVCPLLQVISSIPSCRPIRETLERRISMNFDYYISSSTDFVSLDEATFINIIKHPDLTVTSEEKVLNAILMFGMRTKELLGWEMVDELLVNSEPEILFGERLQSVYDLLPFVRFPLLPYSLLEKLQKSNITSHIPVLQDLVIEAINFIQCGQARLENEEKVRFQHRHSSYRELQYICDGDNHGVLYFAGTSYGEHPWVNPLLAERKTITITASSPRSRYTDPKVLVSRTYQGTCYAGPRLENGHICSWWTVDLGQDHQLMCNYYTLRQDGSKAFPRSWNFQGSLDGKNWTNLKVHENDGTVCKPGQFASWSITGPNALLPFRYFRVVLTRPTVDATNPWNFSICYLELYGYFH, from the exons ATGGTGGAGAAGAAGGACACGTTCTTAACGGTTCCGCCATTCGAGTGCGCGTGGCGAGAGGATCTCAAGTTCCGAGAAGCCGGTCGCGGCTGCGTGGCGTTCGAGGCTTACGCCTGCAACGACGTCACTTTGGTGTTTCGTCAGAATGTTGGAAGCCAAGG GTATCACTATAAAAGGGACAGTAGCCCTCACTACACCGTGATATTGGGGAGCCACCGGAACCGGCGACTTCGGATCGAGGTCAACGGGAAAAACGTTGTAGACGTGGCAGGGATTGGTTTGTGCTGTTCCTCCTCGTTCCAGAGCTACTGGATCAGCATTTACGATGGTTTGATAAGTGTTGGTAATGGAAATTACCCTCTCCAGGGTGTTGTGTTCCAGTGGAGGGACCCGAACCCGAACTGTGGGGTTCAGTACATTGGGCTGAGCAGCTGGGACAAGCATGTCAAGTATAGGAATGTAAATGTGTTGTCTTTGACGCCTCACGTGCCCCAGTGGAAGCACGTGAGTTTTGGTGTGTCTCAGGTTGAGGATGGTGAAGGGGAAGAGATCATCATGATGGATTATGAGAAATGGGGACTTAAGAATTTTCTTGAGAGTTGGGAGTTGTCTGACATGTTGTTCATAGTTGGTTCCGAGGAACGGCCTGTGCCTGCTCATAAGGCGATCTTGGCAGCTTCTGGGAACTTTTCTTTCTGCTCGCCTTCGTCGTTCGTAGTTAAGCTGCCCATGGTTTCTTATGGCGTTCTTCATGCCCTGCTTCAGTACATATACACTGGCTGGACCCAG ATTCCGCAGCATCAGCTTGGATCATTGAGGGCTTTGAGCCTACAGTTTGAAGTGATGTCACTGGTGAAGCAATGTGAGGAGAATATGGAACGACTTAAGCAAGATGATAAGCTGTCTGATCCTAGCAAGATAGTGGAATTAACATACCCGTGCATTCAGCTGCATTCTTCGACTTTGGCCTCGCTTCCTATCAGCATTGAGAGACTCAGACAATTCAAGTTAACTGGCCAGTACAGCGACGTAAATATCTACATTGAGAGTTACGGCCTTGTTGCACGAGCACATAAAGTTGTACTCAGTTTATGGAGTGTCCCGTTTGCCAAG ATGTTCACAAATGGAATGAGTGAAAGCATGACCTCAGAGATTACTCTAAAGGATGTACCGGCAGAAGCTTTCATGGCAATGCTTGACTTCTTATACGAtggtgaattgaatgacaaaattATTGATTCTGGCGCATTGTTGCTCCAGCTGCTTTTGTTGGCTGACCAATTTGGAGTGACTTTTCTTCATCAAGAATGCTGCAAAATGCTTTTAGATTGCCTCTCAGAG GACTCAGTATGTCCACTTCTCCAAGTGATTTCTTCAATCCCATCATGTAGACCTATTAGAGAAACATTAGAGAGGAGAATTTCAATGAACTTTGACTATTATATCAGTTCAAGTACTGATTTTGTTTCGTTAGATGAGGCAACTTTCATCAATATCATTAAG CATCCAGATCTGACAGTAACATCTGAGGAGAAAGTTCTTAACGCAATTCTAATGTTCGGCATGAGAACAAAAGAATTGCTTGGGTGGGAAATGGTGGATGAGTTGCTGGTTAATTCAGAACCTGAGATCCTTTTTGGGGAGAGGCTGCAGTCAGTTTATGACTTATTGCCATTTGTGCGGTTTCCGCTGCTACCATATTCCTTACTTGAGAAG TTGCAGAAAAGCAACATTACCTCGCATATTCCTGTTTTGCAAGATCTT GTTATTGAAGCTATCAATTTCATTCAATGTGGACAAGCGCGGctggaaaatgaagaaaa GGTTAGATTCCAACATAGACATTCCAGTTACCGGGAGCTCCAGTACATTTGTGATGGGGACAACCATGGAGTTTTGTACTTTGCAGGCACATCCTATGGTGAACACCCATGGGTCAATCCTCTCTTAGCAGAG CGAAAGACAATTACCATCACAGCGAGCAGTCCCCGCTCGAGATACACCGATCCCAAAGTTTTGGTCTCAAGAACCTACCAG GGAACATGCTATGCTGGGCCTCGATTGGAAAATGGCCATATCTGTTCTTGGTGGACGGTTGATCTTGGCCAAGACCATCAG CTCATGTGCAACTACTATACGCTTAGGCAGGACGGTTCCAAGGCCTTCCCAAGAAGTTGGAATTTTCAG GGCTCACTTGATGGGAAGAATTGGACAAACTTGAAAGTCCATGAAAATGATGGAACAGTGTGCAAGCCGGGTCAGTTTGCATCTTGGTCAATAACCGGACCCAACGCTTTACTTCCCTTTAGGTATTTTCGGGTTGTTTTGACTCGGCCGACCGTTGATGCCACCAATCCCTGGAACTTCTCTATCTGTTACCTGGAACTGTATGGTTACTTCCATTAG
- the LOC107605659 gene encoding BTB/POZ domain-containing protein At2g30600 isoform X2 — protein MVEKKDTFLTVPPFECAWREDLKFREAGRGCVAFEAYACNDVTLVFRQNVGSQGYHYKRDSSPHYTVILGSHRNRRLRIEVNGKNVVDVAGIGLCCSSSFQSYWISIYDGLISVGNGNYPLQGVVFQWRDPNPNCGVQYIGLSSWDKHVKYRNVNVLSLTPHVPQWKHVSFGVSQVEDGEGEEIIMMDYEKWGLKNFLESWELSDMLFIVGSEERPVPAHKAILAASGNFSFCSPSSFVVKLPMVSYGVLHALLQYIYTGWTQIPQHQLGSLRALSLQFEVMSLVKQCEENMERLKQDDKLSDPSKIVELTYPCIQLHSSTLASLPISIERLRQFKLTGQYSDVNIYIESYGLVARAHKVVLSLWSVPFAKMFTNGMSESMTSEITLKDVPAEAFMAMLDFLYDGELNDKIIDSGALLLQLLLLADQFGVTFLHQECCKMLLDCLSEDSVCPLLQVISSIPSCRPIRETLERRISMNFDYYISSSTDFVSLDEATFINIIKHPDLTVTSEEKVLNAILMFGMRTKELLGWEMVDELLVNSEPEILFGERLQSVYDLLPFVRFPLLPYSLLEKLQKSNITSHIPVLQDLVIEAINFIQCGQARLENEEKVRFQHRHSSYRELQYICDGDNHGVLYFAGTSYGEHPWVNPLLAERKTITITASSPRSRYTDPKVLVSRTYQGTCYAGPRLENGHICSWWTVDLGQDHQGSLDGKNWTNLKVHENDGTVCKPGQFASWSITGPNALLPFRYFRVVLTRPTVDATNPWNFSICYLELYGYFH, from the exons ATGGTGGAGAAGAAGGACACGTTCTTAACGGTTCCGCCATTCGAGTGCGCGTGGCGAGAGGATCTCAAGTTCCGAGAAGCCGGTCGCGGCTGCGTGGCGTTCGAGGCTTACGCCTGCAACGACGTCACTTTGGTGTTTCGTCAGAATGTTGGAAGCCAAGG GTATCACTATAAAAGGGACAGTAGCCCTCACTACACCGTGATATTGGGGAGCCACCGGAACCGGCGACTTCGGATCGAGGTCAACGGGAAAAACGTTGTAGACGTGGCAGGGATTGGTTTGTGCTGTTCCTCCTCGTTCCAGAGCTACTGGATCAGCATTTACGATGGTTTGATAAGTGTTGGTAATGGAAATTACCCTCTCCAGGGTGTTGTGTTCCAGTGGAGGGACCCGAACCCGAACTGTGGGGTTCAGTACATTGGGCTGAGCAGCTGGGACAAGCATGTCAAGTATAGGAATGTAAATGTGTTGTCTTTGACGCCTCACGTGCCCCAGTGGAAGCACGTGAGTTTTGGTGTGTCTCAGGTTGAGGATGGTGAAGGGGAAGAGATCATCATGATGGATTATGAGAAATGGGGACTTAAGAATTTTCTTGAGAGTTGGGAGTTGTCTGACATGTTGTTCATAGTTGGTTCCGAGGAACGGCCTGTGCCTGCTCATAAGGCGATCTTGGCAGCTTCTGGGAACTTTTCTTTCTGCTCGCCTTCGTCGTTCGTAGTTAAGCTGCCCATGGTTTCTTATGGCGTTCTTCATGCCCTGCTTCAGTACATATACACTGGCTGGACCCAG ATTCCGCAGCATCAGCTTGGATCATTGAGGGCTTTGAGCCTACAGTTTGAAGTGATGTCACTGGTGAAGCAATGTGAGGAGAATATGGAACGACTTAAGCAAGATGATAAGCTGTCTGATCCTAGCAAGATAGTGGAATTAACATACCCGTGCATTCAGCTGCATTCTTCGACTTTGGCCTCGCTTCCTATCAGCATTGAGAGACTCAGACAATTCAAGTTAACTGGCCAGTACAGCGACGTAAATATCTACATTGAGAGTTACGGCCTTGTTGCACGAGCACATAAAGTTGTACTCAGTTTATGGAGTGTCCCGTTTGCCAAG ATGTTCACAAATGGAATGAGTGAAAGCATGACCTCAGAGATTACTCTAAAGGATGTACCGGCAGAAGCTTTCATGGCAATGCTTGACTTCTTATACGAtggtgaattgaatgacaaaattATTGATTCTGGCGCATTGTTGCTCCAGCTGCTTTTGTTGGCTGACCAATTTGGAGTGACTTTTCTTCATCAAGAATGCTGCAAAATGCTTTTAGATTGCCTCTCAGAG GACTCAGTATGTCCACTTCTCCAAGTGATTTCTTCAATCCCATCATGTAGACCTATTAGAGAAACATTAGAGAGGAGAATTTCAATGAACTTTGACTATTATATCAGTTCAAGTACTGATTTTGTTTCGTTAGATGAGGCAACTTTCATCAATATCATTAAG CATCCAGATCTGACAGTAACATCTGAGGAGAAAGTTCTTAACGCAATTCTAATGTTCGGCATGAGAACAAAAGAATTGCTTGGGTGGGAAATGGTGGATGAGTTGCTGGTTAATTCAGAACCTGAGATCCTTTTTGGGGAGAGGCTGCAGTCAGTTTATGACTTATTGCCATTTGTGCGGTTTCCGCTGCTACCATATTCCTTACTTGAGAAG TTGCAGAAAAGCAACATTACCTCGCATATTCCTGTTTTGCAAGATCTT GTTATTGAAGCTATCAATTTCATTCAATGTGGACAAGCGCGGctggaaaatgaagaaaa GGTTAGATTCCAACATAGACATTCCAGTTACCGGGAGCTCCAGTACATTTGTGATGGGGACAACCATGGAGTTTTGTACTTTGCAGGCACATCCTATGGTGAACACCCATGGGTCAATCCTCTCTTAGCAGAG CGAAAGACAATTACCATCACAGCGAGCAGTCCCCGCTCGAGATACACCGATCCCAAAGTTTTGGTCTCAAGAACCTACCAG GGAACATGCTATGCTGGGCCTCGATTGGAAAATGGCCATATCTGTTCTTGGTGGACGGTTGATCTTGGCCAAGACCATCAG GGCTCACTTGATGGGAAGAATTGGACAAACTTGAAAGTCCATGAAAATGATGGAACAGTGTGCAAGCCGGGTCAGTTTGCATCTTGGTCAATAACCGGACCCAACGCTTTACTTCCCTTTAGGTATTTTCGGGTTGTTTTGACTCGGCCGACCGTTGATGCCACCAATCCCTGGAACTTCTCTATCTGTTACCTGGAACTGTATGGTTACTTCCATTAG
- the LOC107605660 gene encoding pentatricopeptide repeat-containing protein At1g76280 isoform X4 codes for MEKAMVAGKRKLLRLMENRQRHSLQLLHNLQLKKMKQNNLKPLDSTLAALSVSCSRALELDLAEAFLNQIAGYPHLYPYGALLAACDEMNITRMSNRV; via the exons ATGGAGAAGGCAATGGTTGCCGGGAAGAGGAAGCTATTGAGACTGATGGAGAACAGACAGAGGCATAGCCTACAATTGCTCCAC AATTTGCAGTTAAAGAAAATGAAACAGAATAATTTGAAGCCACTTGATTCAACTTTGGCAGCACTTTCAGTCAGTTGCAGCCGTGCACTAGAGCTTGATTTAGCTGAGGCTTTCTTGAATCAGATTGCAGGATATCCACATCTGTATCCTTATGGTGCTTTGCTTGCAGCATGTGATGAAATG AATATCACAAGGATGAGCAACAGAGTATAG
- the LOC107605660 gene encoding pentatricopeptide repeat-containing protein At1g76280 isoform X2 produces MKDLGLDPSRHAYDCLVRAVVSQRHFKDGMEILKKMKQNNLKPLDSTLAALSVSCSRALELDLAEAFLNQIAGYPHLYPYGALLAACDEMNITRMSNRV; encoded by the exons ATGA AAGACCTTGGTTTGGACCCAAGCAGGCATGCATATGATTGCCTTGTTAGAGCAGTTGTTTCTCAAAGACATTTTAAGGATGGCATGGAAATA TTAAAGAAAATGAAACAGAATAATTTGAAGCCACTTGATTCAACTTTGGCAGCACTTTCAGTCAGTTGCAGCCGTGCACTAGAGCTTGATTTAGCTGAGGCTTTCTTGAATCAGATTGCAGGATATCCACATCTGTATCCTTATGGTGCTTTGCTTGCAGCATGTGATGAAATG AATATCACAAGGATGAGCAACAGAGTATAG
- the LOC107605660 gene encoding pentatricopeptide repeat-containing protein At1g76280 isoform X3 translates to MQDLGLDPSRHAYDCLVRAVVSQRHFKDGMEILKKMKQNNLKPLDSTLAALSVSCSRALELDLAEAFLNQIAGYPHLYPYGALLAACDEMILSRDIYW, encoded by the exons ATGCAAGACCTTGGTTTGGACCCAAGCAGGCATGCATATGATTGCCTTGTTAGAGCAGTTGTTTCTCAAAGACATTTTAAGGATGGCATGGAAATA TTAAAGAAAATGAAACAGAATAATTTGAAGCCACTTGATTCAACTTTGGCAGCACTTTCAGTCAGTTGCAGCCGTGCACTAGAGCTTGATTTAGCTGAGGCTTTCTTGAATCAGATTGCAGGATATCCACATCTGTATCCTTATGGTGCTTTGCTTGCAGCATGTGATGAAATG ATTCTGTCAAGAGATATTTATTGGTGA
- the LOC107605660 gene encoding pentatricopeptide repeat-containing protein At1g76280 isoform X1, with product MQDLGLDPSRHAYDCLVRAVVSQRHFKDGMEILKKMKQNNLKPLDSTLAALSVSCSRALELDLAEAFLNQIAGYPHLYPYGALLAACDEMNITRMSNRV from the exons ATGCAAGACCTTGGTTTGGACCCAAGCAGGCATGCATATGATTGCCTTGTTAGAGCAGTTGTTTCTCAAAGACATTTTAAGGATGGCATGGAAATA TTAAAGAAAATGAAACAGAATAATTTGAAGCCACTTGATTCAACTTTGGCAGCACTTTCAGTCAGTTGCAGCCGTGCACTAGAGCTTGATTTAGCTGAGGCTTTCTTGAATCAGATTGCAGGATATCCACATCTGTATCCTTATGGTGCTTTGCTTGCAGCATGTGATGAAATG AATATCACAAGGATGAGCAACAGAGTATAG
- the LOC107605662 gene encoding vacuolar protein sorting-associated protein 36 — MSGNFLPPVQLTASGRPVLQRNEIECFYLSSVDLISEDEPTTIPFPNLKSGLLILTSHRLLWISDSSSSEITGAFAVPLAAISHIFSHKKSIKSMFASPRIRFQLSLTPDGRVSGHGLRSVVATIVLRGKGDCDAFLTKFWENWRARAWEDDGPAPGSSSGSGFSSNSGSAPASSGIYSSDGTVRMVGVAGILRKEQEMWESTDKSLQDAFQDLNALMSKAKEMVMLAEKMRQKLLSGSTSQTNASNDEEMGTKEEMQDWLLSVGIISPVTKESAGAMYHQQLSRQLADFVKVPLERAGGIVNLIDIYCLFNRARGTELISPDDLLQACSLWEKFDVPVVLRKFDSGVMVIQNKSHSDEEVFTKIKVLVMKPDTLRAGISASDAARTLGVAPAMAKEHLLSAESKGLLCRDISADGFRFYINLFTEIDRDDLHLVKDHGIYATWVRANHAPQ; from the exons ATGTCCGGTAACTTCCTGCCGCCGGTGCAGCTCACCGCAAGCGGCCGGCCGGTTCTCCAACGGAACGAAATCGAATGCTTCTATCTCTCTTCTGTGGACCTTATCTCCGAAGACGAACCCACCACCATCCCCTTCCCTAATCTCAAATCGGGCCTCCTTATCCTCACGAGCCACCGCCTCCTCTGGATTTCCGATTCTTCCTCCTCCGAAATTACCGGCGCCTTTGCCGTCCCCCTCGCCGCAATTTCCCACATTTTCTCCCACAAGAAGTCCATCAAGTCCATGTTTGCTTCGCCGAGGATCCGCTTCCAGCTGTCGCTGACGCCGGACGGTAGGGTTTCGGGCCACGGTTTGAGATCGGTGGTAGCAACGATTGTTTTGAGGGGCAAGGGGGACTGTGATGCCTTCCTCACCAAGTTTTGGGAGAATTGGCGCGCCAGGGCCTGGGAGGATGACGGGCCTGCTCCGGGCTCCAGTTCGGGCTCGGGTTTCAGTTCGAATTCAGGTTCGGCTCCGGCTTCGAGTGGTATTTATTCGAGCGATGGGACTGTGAGGATGGTGGGAGTGGCAGGGATACTGAGGAAGGAGCAGGAGATGTGGGAGAGTACTGATAAGAGCTTGCAGGATGCATTTCAAGATTTGAATGCTCTCATG AGCAAGGCCAAAGAGATGGTAATGCTAGCAGAAAAAATGAGGCAAAAACTTTTGTCTGGCTCAACTTCTCAAACCAATGCATCTAATGATGAGGAGATGGGTACGAAGGAAGAGATGCAAGATTGGTTGTTGAGTGTTGGTATAATATCCCCCGTTACCAAAGAGTCTGCGGGTGCTATGTATCATCAACAGTTATCCCGTCAG TTGGCAGATTTTGTCAAAGTTCCACTTGAGAGAGCTGGAGGAATAGTCAATCTTATTGATATTTATTGTCTCTTCAATCGCGCTCGTGGCACAG AGTTAATCTCACCTGATGATTTGTTACAAGCATGTTCCCTGTGGGAGAAGTTTGATGT ccCCGTGGTTCTACGTAAGTTTGACAGTGGAGTCATGGTAATACAGAATAAGTCCCACAGTGATGAGGAG GTTTTCACTAAAATCAAGGTGCTTGTTATGAAGCCCGATACTCTTCGGGCTGGAATAAGTGCTAGTGATGCTGCAAGGACACTTGGAGTTGCCCCAGCAATGGCGAAGGAGCATCTTCTGTCTGCTGAGAGCAAGG GTTTGCTATGCAGAGATATAAGTGCGGATGGATTTCGTTTCTATATTAACCTGTTCACCGAGATTGATCGAGATGATTTGCATTT AGTTAAAGATCATGGAATATATGCCACATGGGTAAGGGCAAACCATGCACCTCAATAG